The Streptobacillus ratti genome contains a region encoding:
- a CDS encoding DUF1694 domain-containing protein: MILENDILKKIEKVKDKIINARIEKNKYLGEYKERVIVALTKQELEEKFIYPEVIKALRKKIASKMIVSRDVDLSKLKKYIYLAKQMKISCKMIDGISYTGEVGLVVIADDEVKNRSEDPVVLSFKERILNSGLDIVFYQAMGKKISKKYYEIIKEKLPELVDYYEPIGFFDKITGTICPITQKLEN; the protein is encoded by the coding sequence ATGATACTTGAAAATGATATATTAAAAAAAATAGAAAAAGTTAAAGATAAAATAATTAATGCTAGAATTGAAAAAAATAAATATTTGGGAGAATATAAGGAAAGGGTTATAGTAGCACTAACAAAACAGGAATTGGAAGAAAAATTTATATATCCTGAAGTTATTAAGGCATTAAGAAAAAAAATAGCGTCTAAAATGATAGTTTCAAGAGATGTGGATTTATCAAAATTAAAGAAATATATATATCTTGCAAAACAGATGAAAATATCTTGTAAAATGATAGATGGAATTAGTTATACTGGAGAAGTTGGATTAGTTGTAATAGCCGATGATGAAGTTAAAAATAGATCTGAAGATCCTGTAGTATTAAGTTTTAAAGAAAGAATATTAAATTCAGGACTTGACATAGTTTTTTATCAGGCTATGGGAAAGAAAATATCCAAAAAATATTATGAAATTATTAAAGAAAAATTACCTGAGCTTGTAGATTATTATGAACCTATAGGATTTTTTGACAAGATAACAGGTACTATTTGCCCTATAACACAAAAATTAGAGAATTAA